TCAGTTGGAACAAGTTTGAACTAAACCGTGATTACGCTCCtgcatttctctttttctcactTTCCTGCTCGATTCATTCCTGGTTCTCCTCAGGTTTGATTACCATCCTTTCCTTTCTGtttcattcttgtttttttccttgGATTTCTGTTGCAATCATTCTTTGAAAGATCAGATCTCACGAGAAAGGAAGATAGTTGAAATGTCCTCATCCTGACCATTCAGCTCGATTTGGAGGAGTGGTCACAACAGAGGAGCGACTTACTTGCGAGTTTGAGAAACAAAAAGTGGGTTTTGAAAGGGAAGgttggaggtttgagactttgaaCCCTCTCCCACTTGTTGGGGCACTTGTTATGTGGAGTCCATTGATCTTCATTGAGACTCCCCAAATCACAAGTCGATCAAACTCTTGTGACCAGTTTCGCTAAAGACTATCTATTTTctttaatggtgggtggcgtgTCTggcgtggtggtggtggtgatggtgggtatgtaaaagaagatgatgatttggggaagatgaggcaTTTTGGGATTTCtagaacaaatatttaggggtaaaatagtcttttcaaattaggttagggtaatacataaatgagggcaattaggtcttttcatttattaaaataaaacaaagggaaaatgaTCATTATCAATTAGTTTAGggtaacaaataagtgagggtaattaagtcttttgatttaagaaaatagagcaaagggtaaaatggtcaaaattttggcatctaacggtggtatttaacggatttgATCTATCCGACATTTGGGTGTAAAATAGGgtgtacgtggaatattgatgggTGACGTGAAATATTGAGCCGCAAGGAGACAGAATATGGTGCATTAGGATGTGTACTTTACCCTTCAAAATTTGATACGTTAGCATTTAACTTCTGAAATCAACGGCGTAaatttaaatggctttaggttgaAAAGTACAGGGTGTACGTGGAATTTTCTAAGGATGTGTATGAAATTGTCAAAATCTTAGGGGTGCATGAGGAATATTAGATCCATCTTAGGGTGTATGCGTATTTAACCCTTTTATAAATGAAGTTAATATTTATCAATTAATTGTTGATTCCTCTATGACATAGACTGATAGACTCATAGATCTAGTGATCTACCATGGAAGTGTTGATTGTGACTGTATTCCCGACGTTGGTGATGCTTACATACCCACAGcctaaaataaaaactttttgTGTGAGACAGAGAATTTatcagaaaatttgaaaaataaaaaaaccaatagAGAAGGATGTCCAAAAACCACATGCAAAGCACTCCCCTAGTCACTtggtcacaaaaaaaaatacaaaaattaaaacaaataaataataaagaagtACACATGTAAACTACTCCTTCATTAATTTGATCTTtgagctaagggtgtcaaaatcaaataaagCCGTTTACACCCAAACTGTGACActgtttattaaatggttcaattttgattttgaaagttgGGATCTTTAGTTATACAGTTTAAACTGAGTCAAACCATTTAAACTAAAACAAATATTAGTACTAGCAATAATTAATCATCAATGCCTTAATATAATAGGTTGTTGCGAAATTTGAAAACAATGACAGTCAAACATGGATTGGTAGGAGTGTATATGTGAaatttgtaataaaataatttgGTTGAATTAATTCAAATGCATTAGTATAATAGTATTGAATGTTTCTAtgaatattttggtttttctatAAATTAGAATCATGTCTTTTTTCAATGTGGCTTGTTGAGTACATCCAACAAGCATTAAATTCGGTGTAAAATAGGCAAACCGTTTAGGAACCAAGTATCTAAAACCGTGACCAAAATCATTTAGGACCGATAaaccgaaaccatttaaaaatTGAGAAACTGAAACCGTTTagtaaatggttttggtttcaataagtgaaactgtttaataaatagttcggttttggtttcaccTAAAATTCCTTGCACAGAATCGGACCGAACCGATTACACTGAAAttgaaccgtttaacacccttactttGAGCTACTCTCTAgttagtaagggtgtcaatttggaatcaaaatcaaaatcgaccATTTAAAATTGAGTCGAACCAAATCAAGGAAGaattgttttgattttgattttaaaaacaATGAATCTTTAAGGGTGAACCCGTTATGTTAGTAGTTAGAACCAAACCGAAAATAATTAGAGTATGATTATAACAGATAAGATGGTGACAATCGACAAAAACCCATTTTCAAGCACAAACCAGAATGTGGTGGAAGGAAATAAATACAAAGTATGAAACCAAGCACTTTAACAGCGTAGCTGACTCTCTGGCTCGGAGGCATTATCCTTAGCATATAGGACTTCCTGGCCCATCTCCTCATCTTGGATATTTGATATACGTACTTTGGATTCCAAGTGGTGGACACGTTTCAATAAATAGTTTATTCtgtaccaaaaaagaaaaagcataaATCAGAATGACCCATTCTCgcacatttttatttttttttttgtaaaaatttcTTTAACAAGTTTACCAAAAACAGAATATGTATAACGTATTAATAGTTGAAGTCTTAAGATTCTATATTATTTATTGGTGAACATGTTGTGTGGGTGATCATGAATATTAAAATAGTGCTTAAACCAAATGAGACTAATTTAAAACctaataaacaataaaaacataTCAAATCGAATCTATTTGACTTTGATTTTAAAAATGTTTTCCCATTCTCAAGTGGGTTcgatttttatttatgtattttgcATTTTAGATCGATTCGATTGGTGCCTTAGGAATGTGTATCCCACGTCCTATTAAATTAAGTCCTTCACTTCCCCAGTTccaaccccccaaaaaagtTTTGGTCCTTCTTCACTGCAGGCACTCTAGGTCTCCTTAGATATCCGGCAACCACATCCCATTCCAATTCCCACCGGCCATCAATACCACCATTCCGAATGTGTCCTGTTGGTCCTATCCCAGCTTATTGCTACCAACCACCACCGTGGTCACCGCCACCACCATGGtcaccgccaccaccgccgTCATTTCCACCTCCATCTCCGCTTTCGCCTCCACCACCATTCTATTttccaccatcaccatctccaacatcaccaccaccagcaccaccgaCACCAATTCTCTCCCAAACAGCTGGAGCAATACTCGTGTCAACCACACTCATTGGTTTCTTCCTCTTTGCACTTCTCCCACTTGGTCTTTCTTGGTATTCAGAAAGGAAGAAATTAAGGCCTATAATTGATAATTCTGAAAATCCAAGTGTCCAAGAACCATTAATCAATGGGAATGTTGGAATCCAAGAAGTAAGTATTCATGAAGAACATCAGTCGATCTTTGAAGCCACTCTAACTGAAACATCAGTGAAAGACAATGTTGGAATCCAAAAAGTAAGTGTTCATGAAGAACATCAGCCGATCTCCAAAGCCACCCTAACTGAAACATCAGTGAAAGAGAATGTTGGAATCCAAGAAGTAAGTGTTCATGAAGAACAGCAGTTGATCTCCCAAGTCATTCAAACATACCCATTAGTGAAAGAGTATGTTGGAATCCAAGAAGCAAGTCATCATGAAGAACAACAGTTGATCTCCCAAGAAACAAGTCATCATGAAGAACTGCAGTTGATCTCCCAAGTCATTCCAACTAAACCATTAGTGAAAGAGTATGTTGGAATCCAAGAAGCAAGACATCATGAAGAACACCAGTTGGTCTCCCAAGAAGCAAGTCATCATGAACAACAACAGTTGATCTCCGAAGTCATTCCAACAGAACCATTAGTGAAAGAGTATGTTGGAATCCAAGAAGCAAATCATCATGAAGACCACCAGTTGATCTCCCAAGAAGCAGTTCATCATGAAGAACTACAATTGATCTCCCAAGTCATTCTAACTGAACCATTGATGAAAGAGTATGTTGGAATCCAAGAAGCAAGTCATCATAAAGAACAGCAGTTGATCTCCCAAGAAGCAAGTCATCATGAAGAAATCAGTTGATCTCCCAAGAAGCAAGTCATCATGAAGAAATTCAGTTGATCTCCCAAGAAGCAAGTCATCATGAAGAAATTCAGCTGATCTCCCAAGAAGCAAGTCATCATGAAGAACAGCAGTTGATCTCTCAAGTCATTATAACTGAACCCTTAGTGAAAGAGTATGATGGAATCCAAGAAGCAAGTCATCATGAAGAACAACAATTGATCTCCCAAGAAGCAAGTCATCATGAAGAACAACAATGGATCTCCCAAGTCATTTTAATTGAACCATTAGTGAAAAACTATGTTGAAATCCAAGAAGCAAGTCATAATGAAGAACAACAGTTGATCTCCCAAGAAGCAAGTCATCATGAAGAACAGCAGTGGATGTCCCAAGTCATTCTAACTGAACCATTAGTGAAAGAGTATGTTGGAATCCAAGAAGCCAGTTATCATGAAGAACAGCAGTTGATCTCCCAAGAAATAAGTCATCATGAAGAAATCCAGTTGTTCCCCCAAAAAGCAAGTCATCATGAAGAACAACAGTTGATTTCCCAAATCATTTTAACTGAACCATTAGTGAAAGAGTATGTTGGAAACCAAGAAGCAAGTCATCATGAAGAACAGCAATTGATCTCCAAAGAAGCAAGTCATCATGAAAAACAACAGTTGATCTCTCAAGAAGCAAGTCATCATGAACAACAACAGTTGATCTCCCAAGTCATTCTAAGTGAACCATTAGCGAAAAAGTATGTTGGGATCCAAGAAGCAAGTCATCATGAAGAACACCAATTGATCTCCCAAGAAGCAAGTCATCATGAAGAACAGCAGTTGATCTCCCAAGAAGCAAGTCATCATGAAGAACAGCAGTTGATCTCCCAAGTCATTCGAATTGAACCATTAGTGAAAGAGTATGTTAGAATCCAAGAAGAAAGTCATCATGCAGAGCAGCAATTGATCTCCCAAGAACCAAGTCATTATGAAAAACAGCAGTTGATCTCCCAAGAAGCAAGTCAACATGAAGAAATCCAGTTGATCTCCCAAGAAGCAAATCATCAAGAAGAAATCCAGTTGATCTCCCAAAAAGTAAGTCATCATGAAGAACAGCAGTTGATCTCCGAAATCATTCTAACTGAATCATTAGTGAAAGAGTATGTTAGAATCCAAGAAGCAAGTCATCATGTAGAACAACAGTTGATTTCACAAGAAGCAAGTCACATTGAAGAACAGCAATTGATCTCCCAAGAAGCAAGTCATCATGAAGAACAACAGTTGATCTCCCAAGAAGCAAGTCATCATGAAGAACAACAATTGATCTCCCAAGAAGCAAGTCATCATGAAGAACAACAATTGATCTCCCAAGAAGCAAGTCATCATGAAGAACAACAATTGATCTCCCAAATCATTCTATCTGAACCATTAGTGAAAGAGTATGTTGGAATTCAAGAAGCAAGTCATCATGAAGAACACCTGTTGATCTCCCAAGAAGCAAGTCATCATGAACAAGAACAGTTGATCTCCCAAGAAGCAAGTCACATTGAAGAACAACAGTTGATCTCCCAAGAAGCAATTCACCATGAAGAACAGCAGTTGATCTCCCAAGAAGCAAGTCATCATGAAGAACAGCAGTTGATCTCCCAAGTCATTCTATCTGAATCATTAGTGAAAGAGTATGTTGGAATCC
The sequence above is a segment of the Telopea speciosissima isolate NSW1024214 ecotype Mountain lineage chromosome 7, Tspe_v1, whole genome shotgun sequence genome. Coding sequences within it:
- the LOC122668362 gene encoding golgin subfamily A member 6-like protein 22 produces the protein MCPVGPIPAYCYQPPPWSPPPPWSPPPPPSFPPPSPLSPPPPFYFPPSPSPTSPPPAPPTPILSQTAGAILVSTTLIGFFLFALLPLGLSWYSERKKLRPIIDNSENPSVQEPLINGNVGIQEVSIHEEHQSIFEATLTETSVKDNVGIQKVSVHEEHQPISKATLTETSVKENVGIQEVSVHEEQQLISQVIQTYPLVKEYVGIQEASHHEEQQLISQETSHHEELQLISQVIPTKPLVKEYVGIQEARHHEEHQLVSQEASHHEQQQLISEVIPTEPLVKEYVGIQEANHHEDHQLISQEAVHHEELQLISQVILTEPLMKENQLISQEASHHEEIQLISQEASHHEEIQLISQEASHHEEQQLISQVIITEPLVKEYDGIQEASHHEEQQLISQEASHHEEQQWISQVILIEPLVKNYVEIQEASHNEEQQLISQEASHHEEQQWMSQVILTEPLVKEYVGIQEASYHEEQQLISQEISHHEEIQLFPQKASHHEEQQLISQIILTEPLVKEYVGNQEASHHEEQQLISKEASHHEKQQLISQEASHHEQQQLISQVILSEPLAKKYVGIQEASHHEEHQLISQEASHHEEQQLISQEASHHEEQQLISQVIRIEPLVKEYVRIQEESHHAEQQLISQEPSHYEKQQLISQEASQHEEIQLISQEANHQEEIQLISQKVSHHEEQQLISEIILTESLVKEYVRIQEASHHVEQQLISQEASHIEEQQLISQEASHHEEQQLISQEASHHEEQQLISQEASHHEEQQLISQEASHHEEQQLISQIILSEPLVKEYVGIQEASHHEEHLLISQEASHHEQEQLISQEASHIEEQQLISQEAIHHEEQQLISQEASHHEEQQLISQVILSESLVKEYVGIQEASHHEKHQLITQEASHHEEQQLISQVVLTEPLVKEYVGLQEASHHEEQQLISQEASHYEEQQLFSQVILIEPLVKEYVGIQEASHHEEQQLISQEASHHEEQQLISQEASHHEEIQLISQATSHHGKTAVDLPTKEYFGIQDANHHEQQQLISQVILSEPLAKEYVGIQEASHHEEHQLISQEASQHEEQQCISQVILIEPLVKEYVGIQEESHHAEQQLISQEPSHYEKQQLISQEASQHEEIQLISQEASHHEEIQLISQEASHHEEQQLISEIILTEPLVKEYVRIQETSHYEEQQLISQEARHYKEQQLNSQEASHYEEQQLISQIILSEPLVKEFVGIQELISQEAIHHEEQQLISQEASHHEEQQLISQVILSESLVKEYIGIQEASHHEEHQLITQEASHHEEQQLISQVILTEPLVIEYVGIQEASHHEEQQLISQEVSHHEEQQLFSQVILIEPLVKEYFGIQEASHHEEQQLISQEASHHEEQQLISQEASHHEEI